A window of Rhododendron vialii isolate Sample 1 chromosome 11a, ASM3025357v1 contains these coding sequences:
- the LOC131306993 gene encoding uncharacterized protein LOC131306993 gives MLVNMRRTAGETPWLYTKRYWKVYNLIPNCVAESFMNGLDPSSAMFCDLSRNPPKTMGELMVIIEKDCVHEEAVAKRHVPKASELSKTPVMARREPRPDEHVAERTAFTKPTYKLLGIISQLPFFIWPIGFMGTIGNGPRMCTYHKERGHYTTQCQPFKRYLEELAAAGHLNPWIDTRKNPLSPPQPIIGNIVGVIQGLVFEGRADDLWSEIDRAIAALSVCNIGT, from the exons ATGTTGGTTAATATGAGAAGGACGGCGGGAGAGACTCCTTGGTTGTATACCAAACGATATTGGAAAGTTTACAATCTCATTCCTAATTGCGTTGCCGAGTCATTCATGAATGGACTAGATCCTTCTTCGGCAATGTTTTGTGATCTGTCTCGAAATCCACCAAAAACTATGGGAGAGCTCATGGTCATTATCGAGAAGGATTGTGTTCATGAAGAAGCAGTGGCCAAGCGCCACGTGCCAAAGGCCTCAGAACTCTCTAAGACCCCAGTCATG GCAAGGCGGGAACCAAGGCCAGACGAGCATGTGGCCGAGCGAACAGCCTTCACCAAACCAACTTACAAACTCTTGGGTATCATAAGCCAGCTACCATTCTTCATTTGGCCGATAGGATTTATGGGGACTATAGGAAATGGCCCCAGGATGTGCACGTATCACAAAGAGCGTGGGCACTACACTACACAGTGTCAACCATTCAAGCGATACCTGGAGGAACTTGCCGCAGCTGGGCATCTCAATCCTTGGATTGATACTCGGAAGAACCCGCTTTCCCCCCCACAGCCGATCATTGGAAACATTGTTGGAGTCATCCAAGGTCTTGTCTTTGAAGGACGAGCGGATGATCTCTGGTCTGAA